In Dehalococcoidia bacterium, a single window of DNA contains:
- a CDS encoding GNAT family N-acetyltransferase, with translation MNSRARHPYLESRFEHQLEMVRPSRDRVEMSALPAGYALRHFREEDERAYEELFALGWTDKGTLAHTRRYALPAGFVVIEHSASRLLVASCVAFSPESPERHPDDGSLGWLVTDPAHGRRGLATAAAATVTNRLVDEGYARPWLGTEDDRLAALDIYLNLGWRPYLYATDMESRWRAILARLGRAFSLESCVRT, from the coding sequence ATGAATAGCCGCGCCAGGCATCCGTACCTCGAATCGCGCTTTGAACATCAGCTCGAGATGGTGCGGCCATCGCGTGACCGCGTGGAGATGTCCGCGCTCCCGGCCGGATACGCACTCCGCCACTTCCGAGAGGAAGATGAGCGCGCTTATGAGGAGCTGTTCGCGCTCGGCTGGACTGACAAGGGCACGCTCGCTCATACGCGCAGGTACGCCTTGCCGGCTGGCTTCGTCGTCATCGAGCACTCCGCGTCCAGGTTGCTTGTCGCGTCATGCGTCGCCTTTTCGCCGGAGTCGCCGGAGCGCCACCCCGACGACGGCTCGCTCGGCTGGCTCGTCACCGATCCCGCGCACGGGCGCCGCGGCCTCGCGACGGCAGCCGCCGCGACCGTCACCAACCGCCTGGTCGACGAAGGCTACGCGCGTCCGTGGCTCGGCACCGAGGATGATCGGCTCGCGGCGCTCGACATCTACCTGAACCTCGGCTGGCGCCCGTACCTCTACGCGACCGACATGGAGTCCCGCTGGCGCGCGATCCTCGCTCGACTCGGCCGCGCCTTCTCCCTTGAGAGCTGCGTCCGGACGTGA
- a CDS encoding electron transfer flavoprotein subunit beta/FixA family protein, which produces MKQVPDWDIPPASFKVDEATKKVVPPPGVAAVASQFDEIAVEAAMRIKDADNSVKVTVISLGAPTAREVIKKGLAMGADEGVLISDDSLNNLDSSAVATVLSSAIKKLGDVDLVLTGRQAVDWDQGTTGTLIAGMIDAPVVTFAKAVAVNDGKVTVERVLPDATEKVEAPLPAVVTVSNELGEPRYPKLQQIMAAGKKPLQTWAAADLGLDAPALAPKLTLESLFVPVVDTKVEIMEGDTPEEQAMALARRLKEAKLI; this is translated from the coding sequence GTGAAGCAGGTTCCCGACTGGGACATTCCGCCCGCAAGCTTCAAGGTCGATGAGGCGACGAAGAAAGTCGTCCCCCCGCCCGGCGTCGCCGCCGTCGCCAGCCAGTTCGACGAGATCGCGGTCGAAGCAGCGATGCGCATCAAGGACGCCGACAATAGCGTCAAGGTCACCGTGATCAGCCTCGGCGCGCCCACGGCGAGAGAGGTGATCAAGAAGGGCCTCGCCATGGGAGCCGACGAGGGCGTCCTGATCAGCGACGATTCACTCAACAATCTCGATAGCAGCGCCGTGGCGACGGTGCTCTCATCCGCCATCAAGAAGCTCGGCGATGTCGACCTTGTCCTCACCGGCCGCCAGGCCGTCGACTGGGACCAGGGCACGACCGGCACGCTGATCGCCGGCATGATCGATGCGCCCGTCGTGACCTTCGCGAAGGCCGTCGCCGTGAACGACGGCAAGGTGACCGTCGAGCGCGTGCTGCCGGACGCGACGGAGAAGGTCGAGGCGCCTCTCCCCGCCGTCGTCACCGTCAGCAACGAACTGGGCGAGCCGCGCTATCCAAAACTTCAGCAGATCATGGCCGCCGGCAAGAAGCCCCTGCAGACGTGGGCCGCCGCCGACCTCGGCCTCGACGCACCAGCGCTCGCGCCGAAACTCACCCTCGAGTCGCTCTTCGTGCCGGTCGTCGATACGAAGGTCGAGATCATGGAGGGTGATACGCCCGAAGAGCAGGCGATGGCGCTCGCGCGACGCCTCAAAGAAGCAAAGCTGATCTAG